In Spirochaetota bacterium, one DNA window encodes the following:
- a CDS encoding MASE1 domain-containing protein — MPVPENFFRRAMQDTRPSMRVIVFIIENTVLALLYWGVSHLNFLIFKNAGILPMPIWPAAAVAAVAAFYRSWRIAPALAIGTILANHVSLGAPLFYACCIAIMNTAGPIAGAALMRLRVTSSLTIRGFADVLVVFIILTAIVPVLTASGGIGFKRMLGLVPPEAVLVSWLKWATAHSLGTMLFAVPVFAWIKGRHG; from the coding sequence ATGCCGGTCCCAGAAAATTTTTTCCGGCGAGCGATGCAGGACACCCGTCCGAGCATGCGGGTCATCGTTTTTATCATTGAAAATACGGTTCTTGCGCTCCTCTACTGGGGAGTATCACATCTGAATTTCCTGATATTCAAGAATGCAGGCATACTGCCGATGCCGATATGGCCTGCTGCTGCGGTCGCTGCCGTCGCCGCATTCTATCGGTCGTGGCGTATCGCACCTGCGCTCGCAATAGGCACCATTCTCGCGAACCATGTTTCGCTCGGGGCGCCGCTCTTCTATGCCTGCTGCATCGCGATCATGAACACTGCCGGCCCGATAGCGGGGGCGGCACTGATGCGGCTCAGGGTGACCTCGTCGCTCACGATACGGGGGTTCGCCGACGTCCTCGTGGTCTTCATCATACTTACGGCGATTGTCCCGGTATTGACCGCGAGCGGCGGTATCGGGTTCAAGCGTATGCTCGGTCTTGTACCGCCGGAGGCTGTCCTCGTCAGCTGGCTGAAATGGGCGACGGCACACTCGCTTGGCACGATGCTCTTTGCCGTGCCGGTTTTCGCCTGGATAAAGGGGCGGCATGGCTGA
- a CDS encoding RNA polymerase sigma factor: MIAVAVSTSAARVPTGDEELISRLRRGDEDAYRDVVARYRMPLMSLAFKIVGDRTVAEEVVQDTFAAFHRSMRAFNGASKIFTYLYRIATNKSVDAVRKAVRSRTLISRMSVRETKHESHEDAVAVKVVVEEALKRLPGKLRAPLLLVEYERLSYADIAAILGVPVNTVRTRIFRARERLFAEFAAMGVRI; this comes from the coding sequence ATGATAGCGGTCGCCGTTAGCACTTCCGCGGCACGCGTGCCGACGGGAGATGAGGAGCTCATCTCCCGGCTTCGCAGAGGCGATGAGGACGCATACCGCGACGTCGTTGCCCGCTACCGCATGCCGCTTATGAGCCTCGCGTTCAAGATAGTCGGTGACCGCACGGTCGCGGAAGAGGTGGTGCAGGACACGTTCGCCGCGTTCCACCGCTCGATGCGTGCGTTCAACGGGGCGTCGAAGATATTCACCTATCTCTATCGTATCGCAACGAACAAGAGCGTGGATGCGGTGCGAAAAGCGGTCCGTTCACGCACACTCATTTCGCGCATGAGCGTGCGCGAGACGAAGCACGAAAGTCACGAGGATGCCGTCGCGGTCAAGGTCGTTGTCGAGGAGGCGCTCAAGCGTCTGCCGGGCAAGCTGAGGGCCCCGCTCCTCCTTGTTGAATATGAACGTCTTTCGTATGCGGATATCGCTGCGATACTGGGTGTACCGGTCAATACGGTGCGCACACGGATATTCCGCGCGAGGGAACGGCTTTTCGCCGAATTCGCCGCCATGGGGGTGCGCATATGA
- the ruvA gene encoding Holliday junction branch migration protein RuvA, producing MIGLIRGMMTRLDQSTVLLMTGGVGYEVHVGRKYSAPESTEVTLYTHLIHREDGMTLYGFPAREQKELFIVLMSAQGIGPKLAMEIISTFNAGELMEILFSQDAVRLTAVPGMGMKKAEKAVFELKDKIQKLDIRSSSSAPQDASSADAVRALSVLGFSVEEAVTAVRAVKKEHMTSETVIKEALSRLASR from the coding sequence ATGATAGGTCTTATACGCGGGATGATGACGCGGCTCGATCAGAGCACCGTATTGCTCATGACCGGCGGGGTAGGGTATGAGGTCCACGTCGGCAGGAAATACTCCGCGCCCGAGAGCACGGAAGTCACGCTGTACACACATCTCATCCATCGCGAGGACGGCATGACCCTCTACGGTTTCCCGGCACGCGAGCAGAAGGAGCTTTTCATCGTTCTCATGTCAGCGCAGGGCATAGGCCCCAAATTAGCTATGGAGATCATCTCTACCTTCAATGCCGGCGAGCTTATGGAGATACTCTTCTCCCAGGATGCCGTGCGCCTTACGGCAGTTCCCGGCATGGGGATGAAAAAGGCAGAGAAGGCAGTGTTCGAGCTTAAAGATAAGATACAAAAACTCGATATCCGCTCATCATCATCCGCTCCTCAGGATGCATCGTCCGCCGATGCGGTCAGGGCGCTCAGCGTCCTCGGGTTCTCGGTGGAGGAAGCGGTGACCGCCGTACGCGCCGTGAAGAAAGAGCACATGACGTCGGAAACGGTCATCAAAGAAGCGCTTTCACGTCTCGCCTCGCGGTAA